In Musa acuminata AAA Group cultivar baxijiao chromosome BXJ2-3, Cavendish_Baxijiao_AAA, whole genome shotgun sequence, the following proteins share a genomic window:
- the LOC103977016 gene encoding GDSL esterase/lipase At5g45910: MVAPLSSMGKNRVQDAVTCPKSMQGRLAMRRDRGVVRPDTCFARPSSPTMKLSVLLFLLLSSLHPSSSQRYNALFSFGDSMADTGNVRIAKLPYGMTFFGNATGRCSDGRLVIDFIAQALGFPLLPPSQEDHDFKRGANFAVVAATTLGFEFFNERNLSRGLWVNASLHTQVERFERLLPSICGAPQDCKEFLSKSLFIVGEFGGNDYSTALFFATPIDEVNTFVPHVIDALSDGVERLIGLGAADIIVPGVLPVGCFPLYLTNFHTPDPEDYGPKTGCTRSYNALSWLHNALLRKSLDHLRRKHPAVSIRYADYYSQIIDFAINPLKYGFTAGALRACCGKGDNIYNYDQERRCSEKNFTVCDDVSTHVNWDGIHMTEAAHRAIADGWLHGPYVDPPILSSARS; encoded by the exons ATGGTGGCGCCTCTATCATCGATGGGGAAGAACAGAGTACAAGACGCTGTGACTTGTCCCAAATCAATGCAGGGGAGACTCGCTATGAGAAGAGACCGAGGAGTCGTCCGACCCGACACGTGCTTCGCCCGTCCCTCCTCTCCAACCATGAAGCTCTCcgtcctcctctttctcctcctctcctccctccaTCCCTCCTCCTCTCAACGCTACAACGCGCTGTTTAGCTTCGGGGACTCGATGGCCGACACCGGCAACGTCCGCATCGCCAAGCTCCCGTACGGCATGACCTTCTTCGGCAACGCCACCGGTCGGTGCTCCGACGGCCGCCTGGTCATCGACTTCATAG CGCAGGCGCTGGGATTTCCGCTGCTTCCGCCGTCTCAGGAGGACCACGACTTCAAGCGAGGCGCAAACTTCGCCGTCGTCGCCGCCACCACGCTCGGCTTCGAGTTCTTCAACGAGCGCAACCTCAGCAGAGGCCTGTGGGTCAATGCCTCCCTCCACACCCAGGTGGAGCGATTCGAGAGGCTGCTGCCCTCCATCTGCGGCGCGCCGCAAG ACTGCAAGGAGTTCCTGAGCAAGTCTCTCTTCATCGTCGGCGAGTTCGGAGGAAACGACTACAGCACCGCTCTCTTCTTCGCAACGCCGATAGATGAAGTGAACACCTTCGTGCCCCATGTCATCGACGCTCTCTCGGATGGTGTGGAG AGATTGATCGGCCTCGGTGCAGCGGACATCATCGTGCCAGGAGTGCTGCCCGTGGGGTGTTTCCCACTGTACTTGACCAACTTCCACACGCCTGACCCCGAAGACTACGGCCCCAAGACCGGATGCACGAGGAGCTACAACGCCCTGTCGTGGTTGCACAACGCACTGCTCCGGAAATCTCTCGACCATCTCCGGCGCAAGCACCCCGCGGTATCCATCCGATACGCGGATTATTATTCCCAGATCATCGACTTCGCCATCAATCCACTCAAGTATG GATTCACCGCCGGAGCTCTTCGTGCTTGCTGTGGGAAGGGCGACAACATCTACAACTACGACCAAGAAAGACGGTGCAGCGAGAAGAACTTCACCGTGTGCGACGACGTGTCGACACACGTGAACTGGGACGGCATCCACATGACCGAGGCCGCTCACCGTGCCATCGCCGACGGCTGGCTGCACGGTCCCTACGTCGACCCCCCTATTCTGAGCTCCGCCCGTAGTTGA